The following coding sequences lie in one Dehalococcoidales bacterium genomic window:
- a CDS encoding TIGR04076 family protein has translation MAEDRPKSAGASEVPGKTRKNFHDVPLLVTVSKVKEECYRGYKEGDTFVFEDFTKTPRGFCQGAAAVLFPCLYALTFGAEFQFEGNPRSIHTTCPDGGKVEFFTQVLTQSGEVEKGEKKEHHGPSPKKMIISVEEVNGHCAYDYKPGDTIEVTGLRTPQGFCGAAYNALFPVLFALNMGAKFSFSEDKNTNLRVTCPDGGIIRFKVRRVQ, from the coding sequence ATGGCAGAAGATAGACCCAAATCAGCCGGGGCATCTGAAGTCCCGGGAAAGACCAGGAAGAACTTTCACGATGTTCCTCTTTTGGTTACGGTGAGTAAGGTCAAGGAGGAGTGCTATAGGGGCTACAAGGAGGGTGATACCTTTGTCTTCGAAGACTTCACCAAGACGCCCCGGGGTTTTTGCCAGGGTGCCGCCGCCGTACTTTTTCCTTGCCTTTATGCCCTGACCTTCGGCGCGGAGTTTCAATTTGAAGGTAATCCCCGCTCTATTCATACCACCTGTCCCGACGGCGGTAAGGTCGAGTTCTTTACCCAGGTGCTTACTCAATCTGGAGAAGTGGAAAAGGGTGAGAAAAAAGAGCATCACGGGCCGAGCCCGAAAAAGATGATTATCAGTGTGGAAGAGGTAAACGGGCACTGTGCCTACGATTACAAACCGGGGGACACTATCGAGGTAACCGGACTCAGGACCCCCCAGGGTTTTTGCGGGGCTGCCTATAATGCCCTCTTTCCCGTCCTTTTCGCCCTTAATATGGGGGCTAAATTTTCCTTCTCAGAGGATAAGAATACTAACCTGCGCGTGACCTGCCCCGATGGGGGAATAATCAGGTTTAAGGTAAGGAGGGTCCAGTGA
- a CDS encoding beta-ketoacyl-ACP synthase II, with product MQRVVITGMGVVCPIGLSIDSYWIGLAEGKSGVDFISHFDASNYPVKLSAEVKGFNPADHLDSKMVQRTPRCVHLVVPALREAVAQAGLDMADEQPERVGVIGANMLEYQYVGEDWERLKQRGPRRVDPLLFTKAGPSTVSLQVGMLMGAKGPNSTVNSLCASGTDVIATARNFIQFGYADVMIAAASDASLSELGIASISLLGALTKELNPDQASRPFDLNRNGFVYGEGAGVLVLESLEHARKRGVPVLAEVAGAGWSFDAYDATAPQPETEAIAMRSALKNGGVRPEEVDYINAHGTSTKLNDRSETEAIKMVFAERAYQIPVSSFKSMFGHMVTAAGAVEAIGAVLAINNGVIPPTIHYETPDPECDLDYVPNVARKARVDVCLKSSFGLGGQNCCLVLKRFTE from the coding sequence ATGCAGCGAGTAGTTATTACCGGGATGGGGGTTGTTTGCCCTATAGGATTGAGTATTGATAGTTACTGGATAGGTCTGGCAGAGGGGAAATCGGGGGTGGACTTTATCAGTCACTTCGATGCCAGCAACTATCCGGTAAAATTGTCTGCCGAGGTAAAAGGCTTCAACCCGGCAGATCATCTCGATTCCAAGATGGTGCAACGCACGCCGAGGTGTGTTCACCTTGTTGTGCCGGCGCTGAGAGAGGCTGTGGCTCAAGCCGGATTGGATATGGCTGATGAGCAGCCGGAGCGTGTCGGTGTTATCGGTGCCAATATGCTGGAATACCAGTACGTTGGCGAGGACTGGGAGAGGCTTAAGCAACGGGGGCCGAGGAGGGTTGATCCCCTGCTTTTTACCAAGGCAGGACCCAGTACCGTATCCCTCCAGGTGGGAATGCTGATGGGGGCGAAAGGGCCCAACAGCACTGTGAATAGCCTTTGCGCCAGCGGCACCGATGTCATAGCTACTGCCCGTAACTTCATCCAGTTCGGCTATGCCGATGTGATGATCGCGGCGGCATCCGATGCTTCACTTAGTGAATTGGGTATCGCTTCTATCAGCTTGCTGGGGGCGTTGACTAAAGAACTGAACCCGGATCAGGCCAGCCGGCCCTTTGACCTTAACCGCAACGGTTTTGTTTATGGGGAGGGGGCTGGAGTATTAGTCTTAGAAAGCCTGGAGCATGCCCGGAAGCGGGGGGTGCCGGTTCTGGCTGAGGTGGCCGGCGCCGGCTGGTCGTTTGACGCTTATGATGCCACTGCTCCCCAGCCGGAAACAGAGGCTATCGCTATGCGAAGTGCCCTTAAGAATGGTGGGGTAAGGCCGGAAGAGGTGGACTATATTAACGCGCATGGTACCAGCACCAAGCTGAATGACCGCAGTGAGACTGAAGCTATCAAGATGGTATTTGCTGAGAGGGCTTACCAGATACCGGTAAGCTCTTTCAAGTCTATGTTTGGCCATATGGTAACCGCCGCCGGCGCTGTTGAGGCTATTGGTGCGGTACTGGCCATCAATAACGGTGTCATCCCGCCGACGATCCATTATGAGACTCCTGATCCGGAGTGTGACCTGGACTACGTGCCCAATGTGGCTCGTAAAGCCCGGGTAGATGTCTGCTTGAAGAGCAGCTTCGGACTCGGCGGTCAGAATTGCTGCCTGGTTCTCAAGAGATTTACTGAATAG
- a CDS encoding aldehyde ferredoxin oxidoreductase family protein, translating into MPQRIAYLDLDMRKVEVKEVPEEITRRFLGGRGINVYLLYHSVGPETHPLSPQNPLIIGPGMVTGLKGISASRCNISGKSPESGLLGDSNIGGYFGAFMKRTGIDFLFITGASSKPVYIYLDKERISIEDARDLWGRSTTETDTILAERYGPSSQSISIGVAGENLVRFACIINRKKNTAGRTGMGCLMGSKKIKAIVVNGKETVKPEDEAGFDRLMRGFQQGLKKEPLVKLLGEYGSSLLYILVNRRIGMGRSYNGLSTKFPGGENISPNILKDKYYTGKAGCYSCPVSCHHKYRAGEIESEGPEYSILASFGPVVGIKRLETVLYINDLINRYGLDSSSTANLIAWTIELYKRGLMDQSVTDGLGLDWGNEEAIIELIHRIAHRKGLGNILADGAREAVRYFGEETGRYLLWSKNLPQTDPADLRYFPAYALGDATASRGPDHLRSRPTWESYRLSEETLRGIYGGDVSANPRSYLGKGRVIWWWETYLSLFDALGICKLIAFHCQPGLLDFAFFSELVRCATGIDLTAEEIFAVGERIVNLERMFLVREGIKRKDDFPPPRYFEPLVWQDGLKTEEKDLKLDRAAFEGMLDEYYRLRGWDSEGVPLSGTKERLGLAR; encoded by the coding sequence TTGCCGCAGAGAATTGCCTATCTGGATTTAGATATGAGGAAGGTCGAGGTTAAAGAGGTCCCCGAAGAAATTACCAGGAGATTTCTCGGCGGCCGCGGAATTAATGTCTATCTGCTCTATCACAGCGTTGGCCCTGAAACTCACCCGCTGTCTCCGCAGAATCCCCTTATTATCGGACCGGGGATGGTAACCGGGCTGAAAGGGATAAGCGCTTCAAGGTGTAATATTTCGGGAAAGTCTCCCGAATCAGGATTGCTGGGCGATTCCAATATCGGCGGGTATTTCGGAGCTTTTATGAAGAGGACTGGTATCGACTTCCTTTTTATTACCGGTGCCTCCTCGAAACCGGTCTATATCTACCTGGATAAGGAAAGGATTAGTATTGAAGACGCTCGGGATCTGTGGGGAAGGTCTACCACGGAAACCGATACGATTTTGGCAGAGCGCTATGGCCCTTCTAGTCAATCCATCTCGATCGGGGTAGCCGGAGAAAACCTGGTGCGTTTTGCCTGCATCATCAACCGGAAGAAGAATACTGCCGGCAGGACGGGCATGGGTTGCCTGATGGGGTCTAAGAAGATAAAGGCAATCGTGGTAAACGGGAAAGAGACGGTAAAGCCGGAGGATGAGGCTGGATTTGATAGGTTAATGAGAGGGTTTCAGCAGGGGTTAAAAAAAGAGCCTCTAGTCAAATTGCTGGGGGAATATGGTTCGTCTCTGCTCTACATCCTGGTCAACCGGCGAATCGGCATGGGCCGGTCGTATAACGGTCTCTCGACAAAATTCCCCGGAGGCGAGAATATTTCGCCCAACATACTGAAAGATAAATACTACACCGGGAAGGCCGGTTGCTATTCCTGTCCGGTCTCCTGTCACCACAAGTACCGGGCCGGTGAAATAGAGAGCGAAGGCCCGGAGTATTCCATCCTAGCCAGCTTCGGCCCGGTGGTGGGCATAAAGCGGTTGGAGACGGTTCTTTACATCAATGACCTGATAAATCGCTACGGTCTGGATTCCAGCTCGACGGCTAATCTCATCGCCTGGACAATCGAGCTATATAAGAGGGGTCTTATGGATCAAAGTGTGACCGATGGCCTCGGCCTCGACTGGGGAAATGAGGAAGCTATCATCGAGCTGATTCACCGGATTGCCCACCGAAAAGGTCTGGGTAATATTCTCGCTGACGGGGCTAGGGAGGCGGTAAGGTATTTCGGTGAAGAAACCGGCCGATATCTTCTCTGGTCGAAGAATCTGCCGCAGACCGACCCTGCTGATTTGAGGTATTTCCCTGCCTATGCCCTGGGCGATGCTACCGCTTCGAGGGGGCCGGACCATTTAAGGAGCCGGCCTACCTGGGAGTCCTATCGACTTTCTGAAGAAACCCTGAGGGGTATCTACGGCGGCGATGTTTCTGCCAATCCCCGCAGCTACCTGGGAAAGGGTAGGGTAATCTGGTGGTGGGAGACATACCTCTCCCTGTTCGATGCTCTGGGAATCTGTAAGCTGATTGCTTTTCATTGCCAGCCCGGGCTGCTTGATTTTGCCTTCTTCTCGGAGCTGGTCCGCTGTGCAACGGGTATTGATTTGACGGCGGAGGAAATCTTTGCCGTTGGAGAGAGGATTGTCAACCTGGAGAGGATGTTTCTGGTCAGGGAGGGAATAAAGAGGAAGGATGACTTTCCTCCCCCGAGGTATTTTGAGCCTTTGGTCTGGCAGGACGGGCTGAAGACTGAAGAGAAGGACTTGAAGCTGGACAGGGCGGCTTTTGAGGGGATGCTCGATGAATATTACCGGCTCCGCGGTTGGGATAGCGAAGGTGTGCCGCTGTCTGGAACCAAAGAGCGTTTGGGTTTAGCCCGATGA
- a CDS encoding 2-dehydropantoate 2-reductase has protein sequence MKIAVIGAGAIGALVAGYLSREGVDVTLVGRASDVPVIQDGGLVIDGVRGNAVVPVKVTDRLENGFGLVILTVKTQDINSTLSGNVKALGSAPLLTVQNGVRAEEIIRGLIPKENIVSSIVMFGSTYLEAGRILHNFEGDWVIGRAFAPNNGVIDSIGDLLAGAFYVRITDRITGMKWLKLFLNLNNCLPALTGRSMQETFSHPDISCLSIRLLSEALLAVDRAGIELESLPDFPVARLRALTTMPLAEAGEIFSKTMTNLSREPLFGSILQSIKRGKPSEIDYFNGEIVCLGEKIGEDVTLNKKMVEMVHRVEESGRFLRPEEILNEIGG, from the coding sequence ATGAAGATAGCTGTTATTGGTGCCGGGGCGATCGGTGCGTTAGTAGCTGGCTATCTCAGCAGGGAGGGGGTTGATGTTACTTTGGTCGGCAGGGCGAGTGATGTCCCTGTTATTCAGGACGGCGGCCTTGTCATCGATGGAGTAAGAGGAAACGCAGTTGTTCCGGTGAAGGTGACCGATAGGCTTGAAAATGGCTTTGGTCTGGTTATTCTGACGGTTAAAACACAGGATATTAATTCGACTCTGAGCGGGAATGTTAAGGCCCTGGGGAGTGCTCCTCTCCTTACCGTGCAGAACGGCGTGAGGGCGGAGGAAATCATTCGGGGACTTATTCCCAAGGAGAACATCGTCAGTAGTATCGTTATGTTCGGGTCAACCTACCTTGAGGCGGGCAGGATTCTGCATAACTTTGAGGGGGACTGGGTAATCGGCAGGGCGTTTGCGCCGAATAACGGGGTTATTGACAGTATAGGTGACCTGCTGGCTGGTGCCTTCTACGTCCGCATCACGGACAGGATAACAGGAATGAAATGGCTGAAACTCTTCTTGAACCTGAATAATTGTCTACCTGCCTTAACCGGAAGGAGTATGCAGGAAACGTTTTCCCATCCCGATATTTCCTGTTTGAGCATCCGTCTTTTGAGCGAGGCGCTGTTGGCGGTGGACCGGGCGGGAATAGAACTGGAGTCACTGCCGGACTTCCCCGTGGCAAGACTGCGGGCACTCACTACTATGCCGCTGGCGGAGGCGGGGGAGATATTTTCTAAAACGATGACCAATCTGAGCCGGGAGCCGCTCTTCGGCTCTATCTTACAGAGCATCAAGAGGGGAAAACCCTCCGAGATCGATTATTTTAACGGGGAGATAGTGTGTCTGGGGGAGAAGATAGGGGAGGATGTGACGCTGAATAAGAAGATGGTCGAGATGGTGCACAGGGTAGAGGAGAGCGGCAGGTTTCTCAGGCCGGAAGAGATTCTAAATGAAATCGGGGGATAA
- a CDS encoding glycerol-3-phosphate acyltransferase encodes MNPADIDNNTWLALIAVLAYLIGSFPTAYFVTRRMLGKDIRFEGSGNVGSMNTYSLIKSNRSGKQAVLALGITMLTDLGKGVLAIYVVRWLALPGYNLTAALIIASTFVILGHNYLFCFRFKQGGRGIASLMGILIALNASSILVWGGTLLLSIFLAQRILVGIIGRESFAGVFSVIGSQVIGRISGLAIALLPLYFLDRGLFFPVLAATVLILIKHTDIIRKMASKSKRVQAQHH; translated from the coding sequence ATGAATCCTGCAGATATCGATAATAACACCTGGCTAGCCCTGATTGCAGTTCTCGCCTACCTGATAGGTTCATTCCCCACCGCCTATTTTGTTACCAGGAGAATGCTCGGTAAAGACATCAGGTTCGAGGGTTCCGGCAACGTGGGCAGCATGAACACCTACAGCCTGATAAAGAGCAATCGGTCGGGAAAACAGGCAGTACTGGCACTGGGGATAACCATGCTCACCGATTTGGGGAAGGGTGTACTGGCCATCTATGTCGTCAGGTGGCTGGCACTGCCAGGATATAACCTGACGGCGGCACTGATAATAGCCAGCACCTTTGTGATCCTGGGACACAATTACCTTTTCTGCTTTCGGTTCAAGCAAGGCGGAAGAGGAATAGCTTCCCTGATGGGGATACTGATCGCCTTGAATGCGTCGTCAATCCTGGTCTGGGGCGGCACCCTGCTCCTCTCCATTTTTTTAGCACAGCGTATACTGGTCGGGATAATAGGCCGGGAGAGCTTCGCCGGAGTGTTTTCTGTAATCGGCAGTCAGGTAATCGGTAGAATTTCAGGACTGGCCATTGCCCTGTTACCCCTCTATTTCCTCGACCGAGGGCTTTTCTTTCCGGTACTGGCAGCAACCGTGCTGATATTGATCAAACATACTGATATAATTAGGAAAATGGCCAGTAAATCAAAGCGAGTTCAAGCTCAGCACCACTAA
- a CDS encoding DegV family protein codes for MEKVVISSDSGTILPEAAQNYGFTMIPVPIIIDGETYLDTEINMDDLYARLDGKENLPKTSTANVAEFAQFFIDMARNTEAILHISMSSVFSGHHNAALQGKELAIKKLPNARIEIVDSLTMGTGVALIAIQAASAAAQGKSMDDVMKLVASIIPQMKLFLARDTLFYQAEGGRIFEAKTWAEAEQATSFRSITEVDSSTGGALRPVARAKTVAQIMEKLVEITREKGQGSKLVGVIGHTRALERAEKLRGMLRAELDFDWLEIAEESASAAIHTGKGLIGYGFCSKID; via the coding sequence ATGGAGAAGGTAGTTATCAGCAGTGATTCGGGTACCATACTTCCGGAAGCGGCCCAAAATTACGGGTTTACCATGATCCCCGTCCCTATCATCATTGACGGCGAGACCTATCTGGACACAGAAATAAATATGGATGACCTCTATGCTCGCCTGGATGGGAAAGAAAACCTGCCCAAAACCTCAACTGCTAATGTCGCCGAGTTTGCCCAGTTTTTTATCGACATGGCTCGTAATACCGAGGCCATCCTGCATATCAGCATGTCCTCGGTATTTAGCGGCCATCACAACGCTGCTTTGCAGGGTAAGGAATTAGCCATAAAAAAGTTGCCCAACGCCAGGATTGAGATAGTTGATTCGCTTACCATGGGGACCGGTGTCGCTCTGATTGCTATTCAGGCAGCCAGTGCGGCGGCACAGGGTAAAAGTATGGATGACGTTATGAAGCTGGTTGCCAGTATTATCCCGCAGATGAAGCTCTTTCTGGCCCGCGATACCCTGTTCTATCAGGCTGAGGGTGGCAGGATATTTGAAGCCAAGACCTGGGCCGAGGCCGAGCAGGCCACCAGCTTCAGGTCGATAACCGAGGTAGACTCGTCTACCGGTGGGGCGTTAAGGCCGGTTGCCAGGGCTAAGACAGTAGCCCAGATAATGGAGAAGCTTGTTGAGATAACCAGGGAAAAAGGTCAGGGTAGCAAACTGGTTGGTGTTATCGGTCATACTCGAGCTCTGGAGCGTGCTGAGAAGCTCAGGGGAATGCTCCGCGCCGAGCTCGACTTCGATTGGCTGGAGATTGCCGAGGAGTCGGCAAGCGCTGCCATACATACCGGTAAAGGGCTCATTGGTTACGGTTTTTGTAGCAAGATTGATTAG